One genomic window of Sardina pilchardus chromosome 15, fSarPil1.1, whole genome shotgun sequence includes the following:
- the LOC134102569 gene encoding volume-regulated anion channel subunit LRRC8C-like codes for MIPVTEFRQFSEQQPAFRVLKPWWDVFTDYLSVIMLMIGVFGCTLQVMQDKIICLPQRSSPVPPTNQTGILPNQTEPTSEPALPSPVSPVPPVQEMRGLKTNLDWQQYSFINQMCYEKALHWYAKYFPYLVLIHTLIFMVCSNFWFKFPGSSSKIELFISILGKCFDSPWTTRALSEVSGENPEDRETKKHFSRPVPSSASPGEGNLVKTQSLRSIPEKIVVDKPAAASVLDKKEGEQAKALFEKVKKFRLHVEEGDILYVMYVRQTILKVLKFVLIIAYNSVLVSKVQITVTCNVDIQNMTGYKHFSCNHTMAHLFSKLSYCYLCFVVVYGFTCLYTSYWLFYRSLKEYSFEYVRQETGISDIPDVKNDFAFMLHMIDQYDPLYSKRFAVFLSEVSENKLKQLNLNHAWTAEKLRQRLQTNSSNRLELQLFMLSGLPDTIFELSELQSLKLEIINNVTIPAAIAQLEDLQELSLSQCSMKIHTAAISYLKENLKVLRVKFDDARELPHWLYVLRNLEELHLTGSLSPDVSKNITLESLRELKSLKTLSLKSNFTKVPQAIVDVSSHLQRLYVYNDGTKLVMLNNLKKMVNLTELELLHCDLERIPHAIFSLVNLQELDLKENNLRSIEEIISFQHLRKLTSLKLWHNSISQIPEHIKKLGSLERLYFCYNKIEILPSHLFLCNKLRYLDLSYNDIRFIPPEVGVLQSLQYFSVTCNKIENLPDELFFCKKLKTLKLGKNTLSLLSPKISYLVLLTHLELKGNHFEALPPELGVCRSLKRSGLVVEDALFETLPSDVREQMKAE; via the exons ATGATTCCCGTGACGGAGTTTCGGCAGTTCTCAGAGCAGCAGCCAGCTTTCCGTGTGCTGAAGCCATGGTGGGACGTGTTTACAGACTACCTCTCCGTGATCATGCTCATGATTGGGGTGTTTGGATGCACCCTTCAG GTGATGCAAGACAAAATCATCTGCCTTCCTCAGAGGAGTTCTCCAGTTCCTCCGACGAATCAAACAGGGATTTTGCCAAATCAAACGGAACCAACCAGTGAGCCTGCGCTCCCCTCTCCCGTCTCCCCTGTGCCTCCAGTGCAGGAAATGAGGGGTCTGAAGACTAACCTGGACTGGCAGCAGTACAGCTTCATCAACCAGATGTGCTACGAGAAGGCACTTCACTGGTACGCCAAGTACTTTCCATACCTGGTGCTCATACACACGCTCATCTTCATGGTGTGCAGTAACTTCTGGTTCAAGTTCCCTGGCTCCAGCTCCAAAATTGAGCTCTTCATCTCCATTTTGGGAAAGTGCTTTGACTCGCCATGGACTACCCGAGCCCTGTCTGAGGTGTCGGGGGAGAACCCAGAGGACCGGGAGACCAAGAAGCACTTTAGCCGGCCTGTTCCCAGTAGCGCCTCCCCGGGAGAGGGCAACCTGGTGAAGACTCAGTCTCTTCGGTCCATCCCAGAAAAGATTGTAGTGGACAAACCGGCAGCAGCAAGTGTGCTGGACAAAAAGGAGGGGGAGCAGGCAAAGGCACTCTTCGAGAAGGTCAAAAAGTTCCGACTACACGTGGAAGAAGGAGACATTCTCTATGTGATGTATGTTCGTCAGACCATCCTCAAAGTGCTCAAGTTTGTCCTCATCATTGCTTACAACAGCGTCTTGGTCTCCAAGGTCCAGATTACTGTCACATGCAATGTGGACATCCAAAACATGACTGGTTACAAACACTTTTCCTGCAATCATACCATGGCTCATCTGTTTTCTAAGCTCTCCTACTGCTACCTGTGCTTTGTGGTCGTGTATGGATTCACATGCTTGTATACCTCCTACTGGCTCTTCTACCGCTCTCTCAAAGAATACTCCTTTGAGTATGTGCGACAAGAGACAGGAATCAGTGACATCCCAGACGTGAAGAACGATTTTGCCTTCATGCTGCATATGATCGACCAGTACGACCCGCTCTACTCCAAGCGCTTCGCCGTCTTCCTCTCCGAGGTCAGCGAGAACAAGCTGAAGCAGCTCAACCTGAACCACGCCTGGACTGCGGAGAAGCTCCGCCAGCGGCTGCAGACCAACAGCAGCAACCGCCTCGAGCTGCAGCTCTTCATGCTCTCGGGCCTACCGGACACCATCTTTGAGCTGTCTGAGCTGCAGTCCCTAAAGCTAGAGATCATCAACAACGTTACCATCCCGGCTGCCATTGCGCAGCTCGAGGACCTCCAGGAGTTGTCCCTCTCCCAGTGTTCGATGAAGATCCACACAGCAGCCATATCCTACCTGAAGGAGAACCTGAAGGTGCTGCGGGTAAAGTTCGATGACGCCCGTGAGTTGCCCCATTGGCTGTATGTGCTGAGGAACCTGGAGGAGCTCCATCTCACCGGTTCCCTGAGCCCGGACGTCTCCAAGAACATCACCCTAGAGTCCTTACGGGAGCTGAAGTCTCTGAAGACGCTGTCACTGAAGAGCAACTTCACCAAGGTCCCACAGGCCATCGTGGACGTCTCCAGTCACCTCCAGCGGCTGTATGTCTACAACGACGGCACCAAGCTGGTGATGCTCAACAACTTGAAGAAAATGGTGAATCTCACAGAACTGGAGCTGTTGCACTGTGACCTAGAGCGTATCCCACACGCCATCTTTAGTCTGGTCAACCTGCAGGAATTGGACCTGAAGGAAAACAACCTGCGCTCCATAGAGGAAATCATCAGCTTCCAGCATCTGCGCAAGCTCACCAGCCTCAAGCTGTGGCACAACAGCATCTCTCAAATCCCGGAGCACATCAAGAAACTGGGCAGCTTGGAGAGGCTGTACTTTTGCTACAACAAGATTGAGATCCTGCCCTCGCACCTGTTCCTCTGCAACAAGCTGCGCTACCTGGACCTCTCCTATAATGACATTCGCTTCATTCCACCCGAGGTCGGTGTTCTGCAGAGCCTCCAGTACTTCTCGGTCACATGCAACAAGATCGAGAACCTTCCGGATGAGCTCTTCTTCTGCAAGAAGCTGAAGACACTCAAACTGGGCAAAAACACCCTGTCCCTGCTCTCGCCAAAGATTTCCTACCTGGTGCTGTTGACTCACCTGGAGCTAAAGGGGAATCATTTCGAGGCTTTGCCCCCTGAGCTAGGTGTCTGTCGGTCATTAAAGCGCAGTGGCCTCGTGGTGGAGGATGCTCTTTTCGAGACATTGCCATCTGATGTCAGGGAACAAATGAAAGCCGAGTAA